In Silvanigrella paludirubra, the following are encoded in one genomic region:
- a CDS encoding HU family DNA-binding protein, which produces MTKRKVATVSTSALTVEVSSRFDQLPKKLTKEVIAAFLDAIEDHVAAGKKVRIDKLGILQVKDRAARKGRNPQTGEEIKIPASKKVSFRVASSLKEKVGVKRKSAAKKKK; this is translated from the coding sequence ATGACAAAAAGAAAGGTTGCGACTGTTTCTACTTCTGCTTTAACAGTTGAGGTTTCTTCTAGATTTGATCAGTTACCAAAAAAATTAACCAAAGAAGTCATTGCAGCTTTTCTTGATGCAATTGAAGATCATGTTGCTGCGGGCAAGAAAGTTCGTATTGATAAACTTGGAATTCTTCAAGTAAAAGACCGCGCAGCTCGTAAGGGACGCAATCCACAAACTGGTGAAGAAATTAAAATACCAGCTTCTAAAAAAGTAAGTTTTAGAGTTGCTTCTTCACTTAAAGAAAAAGTTGGCGTAAAAAGAAAATCAGCTGCTAAAAAGAAAAAATAA
- the pdxY gene encoding pyridoxal kinase PdxY, whose translation MTMDQSILSIQSCVSYGHVGNSAVTFPLQRLGVEVWPIHTVLFSNHTGYGQWGGRVFDIAAVRDVFLGIKERGVLNKCSAMLSGYMGSKELGNVMIEAILELRKLNPNIIYCCDPVMGDVGRGFFVKEGIPEFFKEEMIKYATIITPNHFELEYLSDQKVNSIEDAIEASNKILSKGPQVVLITSLLLKDNLTSNISMMAVHKNSVYIVTTPYIPITLNGTGDITAALFTHFYLKYKTIEKALEETISRVFSIIEETHKENSKELVLIKSQNYLIQPKHFFKAEKVK comes from the coding sequence ATGACTATGGATCAATCTATTCTTTCTATACAATCTTGTGTAAGTTATGGCCATGTTGGTAATAGCGCTGTTACGTTTCCATTACAACGCCTTGGAGTTGAGGTTTGGCCTATACACACGGTCCTATTTTCTAACCATACAGGATATGGACAATGGGGCGGAAGAGTTTTTGACATTGCCGCAGTAAGAGATGTTTTTTTAGGAATAAAAGAACGGGGTGTCCTTAATAAATGTAGTGCAATGCTAAGTGGATATATGGGCTCTAAAGAGCTTGGAAATGTTATGATAGAAGCAATTCTAGAACTCAGAAAATTAAATCCAAATATAATTTATTGTTGCGATCCAGTAATGGGGGATGTTGGAAGAGGTTTTTTTGTTAAAGAAGGTATACCCGAATTCTTTAAAGAAGAAATGATTAAATATGCAACAATTATAACTCCAAATCATTTTGAATTAGAATATTTAAGCGATCAAAAAGTAAATTCAATCGAAGATGCAATTGAGGCATCTAATAAAATTTTATCAAAAGGTCCACAAGTTGTTTTAATCACTAGTCTGTTACTTAAAGATAACTTAACTTCAAATATTAGCATGATGGCAGTTCATAAAAACTCTGTATATATAGTGACTACTCCTTATATTCCAATTACATTAAATGGAACAGGAGATATTACTGCGGCTTTATTTACTCATTTTTATTTAAAATACAAAACAATAGAAAAAGCTTTAGAAGAAACGATTTCAAGAGTTTTCAGCATTATAGAAGAAACACATAAAGAAAATTCAAAAGAATTAGTTTTAATAAAATCTCAAAATTATTTAATTCAACCTAAACATTTTTTTAAAGCAGAA